The DNA window GGATTACCAACGTATTCCTGCATTGCAGTGTTGGCGTTATACTCTGAGATACCACTACTCTTTCTATGGTTAAATTTCATAATTATCAAGACCAAGTATATGGATTTAGGCTTTGGTTTAGTGGAAGCAGAGTGTCAATGGCATGGAATTAAGGGAAATAGTATCACTGAGGGATGGCTGATAACAGGAAGGAATATTAAGAAAACACCCTCACTCCCAGTGTTTCTACACAGCCGATACCCATCTTAAATGGCATACATTTAAGCACCTCCCAAGCTTGCTAAGATCATTTTGCACCACTGATTAATATCACTGTTTCTTAAAGAACTTCCTTTAAAGTACAGCAGCAGTAATAAAAGGGCCTTACAGACTACAGAAGCCCCTGTCATCTCATGACTCATCTATGCTATACATTTTACCTGTAGTACTGACTTATCCCTCCATCACAGTATCTTTGATCCTGTCTGCTCTGGCTAAAACACTAAGAAATAATATAGCAATGATGAGTGAGCTCATCATGATATGATGAATGTTGTGTTTATTGACTATTTGAGATGCTTAAAATAGATCTATGGGTCTTAAACCCCAGGCAATAAGCTATCCTGCAGTTCTGTTGTGAGGTTCAGCGAAAGCACTTTTGTTTTGAGTGTCACTCAGTATTTTCAGTGCTAGCCATGGGCATTTTCTTAAAGGAGTCAGTGTATGTTGACCAGGTTGCATACACAGAATTATGCTGCAGCAGAATATTATTTGAGGACTAGTGAAACCAGTGATTTGAGGAATTTGCATTTAGTTTTATGTGgcattgtggaaaaaataaggTAGGATTCATATCTTTACTTGCTCATGTTTAGccatgtcaaaaaaaaaaaaaagaaaggaattttaagaaattaataattagGCTGACCTAGGCATGGTGGATGTCAGTATCTTTCTATTTAGGAAACAAACGAGTTGAGAATATATGTCCTCCCTACCACTTAGCAGTTATGTTTGAATAATTAATACTGCTTTTAATAAAAGGCAGTAAACAAGGCACAGTAAAGGCACATTATGAAATCTAACATATTAATGATACTTGATGATAGATTTTATAAGTCTTGTTTGTGTCTTGCTATAACCATGGGGCTATACCTATTGAGGAAATTTTCACTTCTCTGTGGCCATTGTGCTTTGTGTGTAAAACACACATTCATTGGGAAATGCAGTATTGTAGAATCAGTAACTATTAAACTAGACATTCTCTCCCATACTTTGAGGGGAGAGACAGGGAGGCATTAACATAATACTTGGTTCATCTTTGAGGACAAACCTCAAGACCTTGAAATTCCACAGTAGTGTTCTGACATCTACttatttgtttggaaaatgcttGTAGGTCATGACCTGAGTAGAAAGcgtgaaaattttaaaagacagagacagaatCTGAGAGAAGTCATATTGTTTAAAAGCGGGCAcctaaaatatattattatgaGAAATTTGGAATATATACCACTACTCAATTTTAAAGAGATACTTTTAAAGCAGCACTTTTCTGAAACTACTGTGAATGTGCTGCCATAGTACTAATGCTTCCTAAGTAATTATATTGTCATTATTCAATAATAAATTGCCAAACAGCTACCCTTACCAACAGGTTAAACTTCCTCATTACAAGAATTGTCATATCCTGAACACATTAAACTGAaagaatagggaaaaaataataactgtAAGACCTGAGGAGGAGAAGTAACCTGCTGAATCACATTTTCCAACATCAGAGCAGCGTGACCCGTCTCAAAAGTTACTGTAATCTGCTTTTTCCACAGCTGAAGTTAGCTTGCTCTTTTTATTGCAAAGGGGGCTCTTTACCCTATCCAAAGCAGTGTCTGCTCCAACTTTCTGTGAGCCATGACTGATGACAGGTGACCATATAATCCTCCATGTTAATCTCACTTATAACTGAGAAATTAGCATATGCAGACAACATCTGTGTCACTCTTTGTAGGTGTACCTAACCTCTGgttttaatttagtttattaAGGCaagaaaattgcattaaataGTCTTATTCTTACAGTGGATTAACATGGTAATCAGACTAATGATGTTTCGTAACATCAGTGCTATAAAAGTGATTAGTTtaataatgataatttaaacaattaaatggtcttgttttcttctcacatccttagaaataaatgccttaagcatttcagaaatggaaaccaAGAAATGATACCAAAATATTGCTTCTATACACTGAAATTGAGGAGCCTaacatttctgagaaatcaGTCATTTCTTGTTAGTTTTTTTGTTATATACACTTTTAGATATGCGAACCCATGTCATCCAGCTTTCTATATATCACACTAGAAATAGTGGTTACTATAGATCACTGTGTGCCATAGCTTCTTCTCCAATactctgttttcagtttcttggAGCCTTTCCAGTTAATAGTTTCCAGTGTTCACCTCTACCCATATGCGAATATTCACTGCAAAGTCAGTAGAAGATGTTTGACCATTTTTTTCAGGTCAAGGGTAGTAAAGATACCCACTAAATTCTCTATTATGTAActggtgtatatatataagCCTGTCATGCGCTGGCAATgacatatttgaaaatttaattgtGAGATATTGTTGAAAgtaaaaatggagaggaaaaaacccagaaaatactgtatttagaATAAATGCTAGTCTTGACAGTtattgaataatatttttgtattattaatatttttaatcccTCAATATTTATATCGGTTCACAATAAAATTAGTCCAGAATgcctttgatttaaaaatagcaaattttcaaaactaagGGAAGAggttaatgaaataaatttaactgaaatagcaaaggaaaatttaaaaaaaaaaagtaaaaatattatttaaccatacacattaaaagaaaataagcaaaggaCTATGTACAGTATGTGCTGAATTTGAGAACACAAACTAAGTATGCCTTCGTAATAAAGTGAatactgcttatttttttccttttttattttttttttctccccccccccttttttttttttttttttaataagaacagTAACATACAGTGATTGGGAAATGTCAGCACTGTTGACAAGGATGTGTTATGGAATGggaaatttaaaatggaaaatcagaATGGGATGAAGAGTGCATGGAGTTACTAAATCCCATGTATCTTACACCAGTGCAATACTAGGTAACGTTTTTGACCAAATTTTAAGTGAACAGACAGTTATCTCCAGATATATAcagctcaagagaaaaaaagattattagcATCATTTTACTGCAGATACATGGCACGAAGTGTCCAGACTTGCATTGTTCAAGTACCAAATCTCCTTCATGATGATGATAATTCTTTGTAGACAAGAAAATTACAGTAGCTGTAATCTATCCAAGCATTATATGAGAAATTAGTAGCTAAAATAGAGAAATGGATTAGTGCAAGACTGTAGAGTAACTAACTAACTAAATGGGAAATTATACATATTTGCAGAAATTAGAAGTATTAATTTATAGGGATACTGGTGTTGGAATTTATCTagatttcatattttcatcAATACACTGCATAAAGCAGGTATTTCTGTAACACAGTTGCTAAGAATTGTCAAAGTATAAGAGGATCAGAAAATCCAGACTACTAGAAAAGGGATAATATATAACAGCATAAAGTacaaggaaatgcattttaaaaatactaccaAAACTTAATGCCATGAATTGGGAAtttatcacttaaaaaaatagagaaaggaTTGAGCCATTGATGTGACTGTAAGATGCACCAGGAAAGTGTTTTCTAAGTAGAGAAATTTTGTTGTCAGTGTCCCAGAGTTCAGAgagacaatattttaaatactgcataAAGTTCTGGCAACcgtattaaatatatatatatatacacacacacacacatatttatatataaactaGAAAAGGTCCTGAGAGAGACAACCATTATGATTAGAGgaaatatacagaaaatgtttatgtaGGAGAAAAAGTTAAGAGAATGTCTGATTTTATTGATACATATCAAGGACAAAAAAGACATATCTAAGTAAATGACAACGATGGCTTTGGGACACATGTATATAAACTAACCATGTCTAGGCTTAGGATAGAAATTAGAAAACAGTGAAGACAGACATCAGAGGAAGGACTCAAGCTCTAGAACATCCCTCCAGTGGAAGCTGTAATGACTATagataatgtttttaaatgggaTTTAGTAATTAAACAGAATTACTTACCTAATTGTGTGGTTTCTTTCTAGCAGGAGGCTAAACTAGATAAATGGAAACTTCCTGGAACTGTGATCTATATGTTAAGttggctgtttcttttttgataaTGACAAGACAAAACCTGAATTCCTTCTAGAAGAATGGCATGATCTATATAAAGTCCTTGAATGCCTGCTGAATTGTTTTCTATCCTGTTCTTTACACATTATTTAATATGCTTGTCACTTCCAAGTATATTTTATCCTGGCTTGTTCAGAAAGACTCTATGCCTTTTGCAGTTAATTTGCAGAGTTAGGCTACCTATACAAAGTAGCTCATATTGCTCCTCATGGCGTTTTCCCCTTTGTCAATCAGTACGTTGTTCTAGTCACCAGCATTATGAGGTTTCCTCTTCAGCCTTCTCGCAATCTTACCTAATgaaagcaattttgttttatCTGCATATCTCAGCCACTTAGTATTCTATATCCTCCTTGAACCATTAATGAATATATAAACCCTATGACAGTATGGTACATCTCACTGTCAACCTTTTGTCCTGCTCTGAGGCGAccattttattccttctctttcagtttaacatACTCAAATCAGAAGCAAGTCCTGCAGTTAATATAACAATCGTTTCACCACTTGCTGTGGTCTCTGCTAATTGTAACCTCCAGGCAGTACCTCACATCTCACCTTCTGAGTGCTTAGTTTGCTCAGTAACCCTATAATAAGCATCTGATTAAAGGTTCTTGAACCTTGATCTGAAAAAGTTAAGGTGCTGTGAATGCAGCACAGGGTGCTGTGAATTCAGCAGAAAGACTGCAAGTGATGGAGAAATACATATAGCTGTTAATTTGCCTGTCTAATACTTAGATATTTTTTACAACATAGAAGCCTGGTACTCAGAATGCTATATGGCATTTAGTAGGATTCTAGTAATTTCAAGCTTCATTTTCCAAAcataggttttatttctgtattgacttgtaaaaggatgaaaaaatacCATTGAGACTCTTCATCTGGAGCAGTTCTAAAACATGCAAAGGAGGATGCCAAAAATGTGGAGGTGGAGGGAAGAACATCAGAAACAAGGTCAGCATAAGAAATAATACACAGCTATTTGGTTTGAAATATATTAGATGATATATGTTGCTTTAGGGTTGTAATGTTAGTTTATTACATTGAATACACTGCTTCAAACACCAGAAAAGTATCCATTATTTATGGGGAAATACATCTGCCACTGGACTCCTAAAAAGAATTGAAGAGTGCTTCTAGGTTTCCTACCTGTACTGCAAACCCCTTTTTCTCCAGATCCAGCTTCTGCTTCCCCTCCATGTGCCTTCTGTCCCACAGGGAGACAGTCAAAGCCTCTGGGCCAAAAGGCATTTGTGTCAGCCTCTAACTAGGTCCCCAGTCTGGATAACCAAAGGATCATGATCCAGGGCTTATTGCATCATGTGCATGCCAATTAGTCTAGGCAGAGCCTCCAAGAGTACAGAATGGCCAAAGTCTCATTCTCTAGCTGAAAAATAGCACTTTCCTTCTTCAGGTATATCTCTGACTTCATTGACATCAAAGCAAGATACTATGCAGTGTTAGGGATTAAAATCTAACCCAAAACCTGAAATACACTGCCTAATCAcaatatacataaaatattttccacttttatatttaaaatcacTTACTGAAAACTGTAAACCATACGTAAGTGCTTACTATGCAcacataatatttaaaaatgctgtaaacAGATATccaaaataattctaataaCAGATTGAAAGATCCTGAAACATATTCCACATGCCTTGGATTCTCATAATACaacatatttacaaaacaaacaaaaaaaaaaaaaaccaaacccaaaccaacaaaaaaaacataaaaagacaTGGACCACTTCTAAAGTACAGAAGTTAAAGAACACACAACTAAAACTTGTAGTGTACGTATAACAATTTTAAGAGTAAGCGGTGCTGCCTCAGAAGGGAATATGGCAAGGGCAGTCAGGAGGTCCATTGACACACAGTCTCCTCTCTCAGTTCCTGTGGAATCCCAGCGGCAATAAATATGCTCCTTTTGTACTGTCCTCTGGGTAAAAGCGGCAAACTTCATTTGGGGTCTGGATTAACCTACATACAGACTGAAAGATCTCTTTACTCACATAAATATTCTGAAGTTGGCCTTCAAAAACTGAAATAGCAATTTGATTAGGTTAATCTGTATGAAATTAACATGACTGCTGTTTCCTACTTTTCATTGTATTACAGCATGTGAGTAGTGTATCctactttgcatttcaaattaaatatacCAGTTGattttgttctggaaaaaagtATGTCTACTGAAAGACAATTCTCAAACCCTTTCTCAAATGTCATGAAATATAGGAATCTTATCTTAGAACTCAGGcaagtattttgcatttctctgttctAACAAACAGTAGTTGTTTCTCTACAAATGAGATGGTTGGTATATAACTGAATATCTCTGAACAGATAACATTTCAGggaaaaactgttttttaacCAAGAAATCACTGTCTTAGaagaacagcttttcttcctaTGTTGGTTCCCataaaaatctaattaattACCTGTATTTCAGCAACGATATACAATTGTGATTTATATTTATCTAGGTTTGGGCAGTATTCACATTGGGAGTTTTACTGGGTGTGGCATTCAGCAGtttattttgtgattatttttttctgaagatacttTCACTAATCTAATGTTACAGAAATTCCAGCGTCTCTATTACAACTCTTTCTCATCCTTACTATTTCCATTGTCTATTGTACAAAAGCAAACTTCGTtgtcttcttcttctttttctgtaggaaagGCATTTTCAATTTTCAGATCTTCAGAGGCATTACGTTCACTGTTATTTAAAGAAGTGTcacacttcagaaatgtttcagaatGACAGGTTTCTGTAGGATCTGCCAACATGGGAGAAAATTTTTCTCCAACAATATGACTTAGGCTTATTCTTAGGGCTTGGCATATTTTTGGCTTTCTATTGGGTAGCTCACTGTTTGTGCCTCTCACAAGATCACTGGGTATGTGTTTGGATACATTATTTTGACAATTGCTGACTTCCATGTGTTTTACATTCATATCCTCAATAACGTGTAACTTCCCTAAACTGCTTGTGTCTTTCAGAGTTGAAGATGCAAGTATTCCAAAGTTACTAATAAAATCTAAGGTGTTATTAGCATaaaacctattaaaaatattattggCAATCTTATCGATACAGTTACTCTTCAAATTCACATGATTATTTTCATCTGTTATTAAATCTTCACCTAACCATTGTAAATGTTCACTCTTTTTGGCCAAGAAACATGGACCCAGCTGGTTCTCAATATCAGATGCCTTTTGGTAGGCATatcctctctgttcctcattAATTGGTGTTACTGTTACCATCAGTATTGGACAATGTTGGCCACATATAGCATGGAGTTTATCTAGAGAATCTTCTTCCTGAAGAGCACTTCTGTTAGCATTACTAACATTGGTTGGCTGAGACTGTATGGGTTCATCATTTAAAGGTTGTTCCAATGGATGCACCTTGTTATCAGGCAATCTAAATTCTACAGATGTAAAGGCTGGAAAATTGGTATCAGCCTGTGTGGAAAGATGTGTGGAAGTAGAACCTACCATGACCGATGATTTGATCGTTTGTTTGTTCGCTGCAGGAAGGGAAGTGATCTTACCATTGCGgctaggtttgttttttgtacTTAAGTCATCCTGAAACGGGTCTGAATCACTATTATGAGGTATATTGAAGTAGTTGCAAAAACTTTCAGAAGGTTTAGCCATGTCTTCAAGTTCTGAAGAAGAGATTTCATTGAGGACTGGGTACTGATTCAGATTGCCAAAGTGCGAATATGGAACATCATCACTGTTAGTATCAACGACTGTGTCTGTGGATGTTGTTTCCAAATTACCATACATTCCAATCCGTTCAGGTGGTGATCTTCTTATCAAATGATTTTCTTTGAGAAGCCATTTGCCTTTATCTATCAATATTCCTTCACCTTCATTAACTTGTACACTAGGttgatgctgctgctttggagaTTCCCCTGAATGACCATTAATATAACTTGTCTTTTCTCTGTTAAGGGTAGGTTGTGATGTTGGTAAAGAAGTAATTTCTTGTCTCAATGTACTGTCATCTTTGTTTATGTTTACTGGAAATTCTTGTGATGGTAGTGAAGAATGTGACAGTTTCTCTGTAGAACAAGACCTAGGctcttgagaaaaataaatggttttttCCACCACTGCAGAATGGAATTCTTCAGTAtccttttgaaatacttttgacatataaggaaatgttttgtgaaaGTCAGGCTTAAATGAAGCTTCCGTCTTGCCATAAAGTCGTTCAATAGTTCTTTTTACATAGCCAGTATTATAATGTTTTTCAAGTACTGCTTCCTCCCCACTTTCATTGGTCAAATCACTGGATGCCCTAAAGTTATAATCACTCTCTTCAGTATCTGGTCTGTAATCTGACCAGTCTGAAGTAGCAGGacttcttaaacatttttttgattGAGAAGTATCTGAACACATTTTATTCTCCAGTTCTTCTACTTGCAATTTCTGTTCTCCTTCACTCATACCACATTCTGTAATTTGCTTTGATTCATAACAAAATGATAATGGAGACACTGTAGACAACCTCTCAGAGGTTTCCTCACAAGTGTCTGCATCTTCCTTGTCTTCCTGGACAGAATAATCCTCATTGTTATATTCTACAGAGGTTTCAACAGCTAGTTTCAGTTggttatttgtttttttgtcATTACCTGCTGACCTTGGATCAATTTTCTCATCTTCACTTTTAACAGTAGCAACATGTATAATATCTTTCTCACCTTCTAACTCGGAAATATCATGATCTAAAATATGACTTTTATCATTAGAAGTTACACTATGCACTGTCGAGTTAGGTTCTACTGAAGTTTCTGACTCTTCATTAGTGAATGATGCATCAGTGGTTTTATCTTGAGATTTTTTATATAGGCTATCaggcatttcttcatttctttcaggtGGCTCTATAGCTGATACAATGCTACAGGTATTCGAATTAGTATTGGCATATTGACCATCTAGCTGTGTTTTGGGAGCACTCAAGTCTAAAGTCTCTGTTTCTCTACAACGATCTTTCTGTATatcaaaacagttttctaaTTCACCAGTCAATTTTAGAGCTTCTTCAGAATTTACACTGTCCTTTGGAATACAAGGCtcaactgatttttctttttcatgcaaaTGTATACCATTATGAATTTCACATATGGGTATATTCTCATGGCAATGTGTGGAGTCCTGCTTTTTGAGTTCCCTCCTGAAGTGTaagaagttattttctgttGACCGTTGAAAATGTGAGAAGGCAGCCTTCAGTTCATCAACTTTTTCTATGACTgttgtttgtttcagaaattgtaactgtgtaaatatttcagaacagcTACAGGTAGTTTTTTGCACATCATCTTTGATTGTCCCAATCAAACTCTCTCCCAGATTCAGTACAAGTAGCCAAGCTAGGAGGACGTTGGAGGAAGAACcaaaagctgaaggagaaagatCTGAAAGGCTGCAAGCTTTTCCTGTACATCCACTACGTTCTTTCTGAAGACCAAGCAAAGTTGATTGTAGTTCATGCAGCAACATGCTAGACATGCAGTTATTCTGAACATCAATTGCCACTTTCTCATTGACAATTGCACAATCAACTTGAACAgcaacttcagatttttttcttacacataGATTTGTATCTTGAATATCAAATTCTGACATGCTTTTATTATTGTCATGTGTTTCATGAAACAAGTTTAGCTTACCATCACGATGAAATTCTGACTTTAGTGAATACTTGGCTGCTTCTACTATAGTTGTATTAGCATGAATCGAAGAGTCAGTTTGGTTTTCACCTGAATCCTTGGCTGATTCTTCTAAAGTTCCCAACTCACAAATAGGCTTCAACGTTTTTCTGGTTAAATTATGTTCAACTAGATGGTTTTTTCCAGTCACATGCACTTTATTTGTGATAAAACTTGTTTCTTTATCTATAGAAGCATCAGTACTTCCTTCAGGAAAATGACAGACATTGCTATTCTCTACAttcccttcttttttatttataggGGGTAAGACAGAATTTGGTAACAAGTTTTTCAGCCAAGTTTGGACATAGTTTTCAAGTGAATGCTCAACGACTTCCTCTTCAAAATTCTCTTGTTTTAGAGTCTCTAGTGTAATGGCGCTCTCTGACATGTGTAACTTATTTGCACTTGTACTTAGATTTTTCATCatcctcttttgctttttctttgatgacacattttctgaaatattcttatccttttctttttcaaagttaaGATTCTTTGGCACTTCTGACAATGGCTTTGAAATCACTGATGAGTCAGGTGTCTGTTCTAAAGAACTGGTTGTGAGATATGTGCCTTCTCTTTCAGTACGCAGTGTATCCTGACTGAGTTCAGATTCATTGTTCGAATCA is part of the Balearica regulorum gibbericeps isolate bBalReg1 chromosome 2, bBalReg1.pri, whole genome shotgun sequence genome and encodes:
- the LOC142600815 gene encoding oxygen-regulated protein 1-like, whose amino-acid sequence is MKVLQKQKILPKLCFEPEIKPCNGRKSRAEVGSSSRSQIFSVSSDKGSSNDNNSNDNNSDSSYVPDSQNDIGGNQSVTGEELSVAQYEDDIEKSVHLNQDGSITVEMKVRFKIKEEETIKWTTTVSRAGLSDDKNIAICSSAMHAEDCLSDVNVSECIKPKDATFLKSYNKEEGDSLQDFNAAVSDKESESGLKTADCNICKNSSADLDINNVPEDNMRPRFYRPPTPGPRRVRQKKAVVESVTLVSEKEVQEKTIGQFSYTEEIQNRENKSEYCMVAHSSRKKSSVSNPKFSETSDNDLLKLSSENIKEEMLFKVSHKSEDLIETTNRETLEVPDEDELVQNILEKSVVEQGTYNRLVSTCKANISGFIPSPKIYQAARPGSADHIHESCDIKQIKRSLSSFIRYSELCQSKEGAKCKATDLLPISQDSVHSACHGHSQMKTMVSPCSKAPTEKRNPTNGFFPTVTESENQSSIRTGSTMATHLIDDSQSASSLTKKKKKRKSSNSLEQESAITLETLKQENFEEEVVEHSLENYVQTWLKNLLPNSVLPPINKKEGNVENSNVCHFPEGSTDASIDKETSFITNKVHVTGKNHLVEHNLTRKTLKPICELGTLEESAKDSGENQTDSSIHANTTIVEAAKYSLKSEFHRDGKLNLFHETHDNNKSMSEFDIQDTNLCVRKKSEVAVQVDCAIVNEKVAIDVQNNCMSSMLLHELQSTLLGLQKERSGCTGKACSLSDLSPSAFGSSSNVLLAWLLVLNLGESLIGTIKDDVQKTTCSCSEIFTQLQFLKQTTVIEKVDELKAAFSHFQRSTENNFLHFRRELKKQDSTHCHENIPICEIHNGIHLHEKEKSVEPCIPKDSVNSEEALKLTGELENCFDIQKDRCRETETLDLSAPKTQLDGQYANTNSNTCSIVSAIEPPERNEEMPDSLYKKSQDKTTDASFTNEESETSVEPNSTVHSVTSNDKSHILDHDISELEGEKDIIHVATVKSEDEKIDPRSAGNDKKTNNQLKLAVETSVEYNNEDYSVQEDKEDADTCEETSERLSTVSPLSFCYESKQITECGMSEGEQKLQVEELENKMCSDTSQSKKCLRSPATSDWSDYRPDTEESDYNFRASSDLTNESGEEAVLEKHYNTGYVKRTIERLYGKTEASFKPDFHKTFPYMSKVFQKDTEEFHSAVVEKTIYFSQEPRSCSTEKLSHSSLPSQEFPVNINKDDSTLRQEITSLPTSQPTLNREKTSYINGHSGESPKQQHQPSVQVNEGEGILIDKGKWLLKENHLIRRSPPERIGMYGNLETTSTDTVVDTNSDDVPYSHFGNLNQYPVLNEISSSELEDMAKPSESFCNYFNIPHNSDSDPFQDDLSTKNKPSRNGKITSLPAANKQTIKSSVMVEFRLPDNKVHPLEQPLNDEPIQSQPTNVSNANRSALQEEDSLDKLHAICGQHCPILMVTVTPINEEQRGYAYQKASDIENQLGPCFLAKKSEHLQWLGEDLITDENNHVNLKSNCIDKIANNIFNRFYANNTLDFISNFGILASSTLKDTSSLGKLHVIEDMNVKHMEVSNCQNNVSKHIPSDLVRGTNSELPNRKPKICQALRISLSHIVGEKFSPMLADPTETCHSETFLKCDTSLNNSERNASEDLKIENAFPTEKEEEDNEVCFCTIDNGNSKDEKEL